A portion of the bacterium HR11 genome contains these proteins:
- the rplK gene encoding 50S ribosomal protein L11, producing MGKKREVATVRLILEGGSATPGPPVGPALGQHGVNLMEFVKTFNALTASMRGQQVRVLVHIYEDRTFSVELKGPVTSFLLKQLAGIVKGSGTPNKEKVGKISRAQLVELARQRMKDLNCDSLEAAVRTLEGQCKSMGIAVVD from the coding sequence ATGGGCAAGAAGCGGGAGGTCGCGACCGTACGGTTAATCCTGGAAGGCGGGAGCGCTACGCCGGGTCCGCCGGTCGGCCCGGCCCTGGGTCAGCACGGCGTGAACCTGATGGAGTTCGTCAAGACCTTTAACGCCCTGACGGCCTCGATGCGGGGCCAACAAGTCCGGGTCCTGGTCCATATCTACGAGGACCGGACGTTTTCCGTCGAGCTGAAGGGTCCGGTGACTTCCTTCTTGTTGAAGCAACTGGCCGGGATCGTGAAGGGCTCGGGAACGCCTAATAAAGAAAAGGTGGGCAAGATCTCTCGGGCCCAACTGGTTGAGCTGGCCCGTCAGCGGATGAAGGACCTGAACTGCGACTCCCTCGAGGCGGCCGTCCGGACCCTGGAGGGTCAGTGTAAGAGTATGGGCATCGCCGTCGTGGATTAA
- the nusG gene encoding Transcription termination/antitermination protein NusG, protein MPESVEKTTKWYVLHTYAGQEDAVREALEQRVRAYNLQDKVRRILVPRQKVIEIRDGKRVETERKLFPGYILIEADLDDERTWQIVRTTPRVAGIISAGRRPMPLTDEEIQRIFEQIREAEEKPVTELEFERGETVQIIDGPFTGFVGQIEDINYQKQTLRVVVTIFSRATPLELSFLQVKKLQ, encoded by the coding sequence ATGCCCGAATCGGTCGAAAAGACGACAAAGTGGTACGTCTTGCATACGTACGCCGGTCAGGAGGATGCCGTTCGGGAGGCCCTGGAACAACGGGTCCGGGCGTACAACCTCCAGGATAAGGTCCGGCGGATCCTGGTCCCCCGGCAAAAGGTCATCGAGATCCGGGACGGCAAACGGGTCGAGACCGAGCGCAAGCTGTTTCCGGGCTACATCCTGATCGAGGCCGACCTGGACGACGAGCGGACCTGGCAAATTGTTCGGACGACGCCCCGGGTCGCCGGCATCATCAGCGCCGGTCGGCGGCCGATGCCCCTGACGGACGAGGAGATCCAGCGGATCTTCGAGCAAATCCGGGAAGCCGAGGAAAAGCCCGTCACGGAACTCGAATTCGAGCGCGGGGAGACGGTCCAGATCATCGACGGCCCCTTTACCGGTTTCGTCGGGCAAATCGAGGACATCAACTACCAGAAGCAGACCCTTCGGGTCGTCGTCACCATCTTCAGCCGGGCCACCCCCCTGGAGCTCAGTTTCTTGCAGGTCAAGAAGTTGCAGTGA
- the secE gene encoding Protein translocase subunit SecE codes for MQWWHRLRRFLRDVQDELRRVTWPSRPSVVEHTVLVLLTVALIGFVLWVVDLGGQWVLHELFRRLLG; via the coding sequence GTGCAGTGGTGGCATCGTCTCCGCCGTTTCCTTCGCGACGTACAGGACGAACTCCGTCGAGTCACCTGGCCCAGCCGCCCATCGGTGGTAGAGCACACGGTCTTGGTCCTCCTGACGGTGGCCCTCATCGGCTTCGTCCTGTGGGTGGTCGACCTGGGGGGCCAATGGGTACTGCATGAACTCTTTCGCCGTCTGCTCGGTTGA
- the rpmG gene encoding 50S ribosomal protein L33, with the protein MAKKKGRQTVTLECTECRRRNYTTQKNRTNTPDRLELRKHCPHCRRHTLHRETK; encoded by the coding sequence ATGGCCAAAAAGAAGGGTCGTCAGACGGTCACCCTGGAATGTACCGAATGCCGACGCCGGAACTACACGACCCAGAAGAACCGGACCAACACGCCCGACCGACTGGAGCTCCGGAAGCACTGCCCGCACTGCCGTCGGCACACCTTGCACCGGGAGACGAAATAG
- the tuf gene encoding Elongation factor Tu, which translates to MAIGKFERTKPHVNVGTIGHIDHGKTTLTAAMTLVLSKRYPSPVNRYVPFDQIDKAPEEKARGITIAIAHIEYETPKRHYAHIDCPGHADYIKNMITGAAQMDGAILVVSAPDGPMPQTYEHVLLARQVGVPSIVVALNKVDMVDDPEMLELVEEDIRDLLKKYGFPGDETPIVRVSALKALEGDPKWEDAIMELLNAIDEYIPEPVRDVDKPFLMPIEDVFSITGRGTVVTGRVERGRLKKEQEVEIVGLRDEILRRVVTGIEMFRKELDEAIAGDNVGLLLRGTSKDEVERGMVVAAPGSIRPYRHFKAQVYILRKEEGGRHTPFTTGYRPQFYFRTTDVTGTVILPEGVQMVAPGDNVELQVELIKPVALEKGLRFAIREGGRTVGAGTITEVWE; encoded by the coding sequence ATGGCCATCGGGAAATTTGAGCGGACGAAGCCGCACGTGAACGTCGGCACCATCGGCCACATCGACCACGGCAAGACGACGCTGACGGCGGCCATGACGCTGGTCCTAAGCAAGCGGTATCCGTCGCCCGTGAACCGGTACGTTCCCTTCGACCAGATCGACAAGGCTCCCGAGGAGAAGGCTCGCGGGATCACGATCGCCATCGCCCACATCGAGTACGAGACGCCCAAGCGGCACTACGCCCATATCGACTGTCCGGGCCATGCCGACTACATCAAGAACATGATCACGGGCGCCGCCCAGATGGACGGGGCGATCTTGGTCGTGTCGGCGCCGGACGGGCCGATGCCGCAGACCTACGAACACGTCCTGCTGGCCCGTCAGGTCGGTGTGCCTTCCATCGTCGTCGCCCTGAACAAGGTCGACATGGTCGACGACCCGGAGATGCTGGAGCTCGTCGAGGAGGACATCCGGGACCTGCTGAAGAAGTACGGGTTTCCCGGCGACGAGACGCCTATCGTACGGGTCAGCGCCCTGAAGGCCTTAGAAGGCGACCCCAAGTGGGAGGACGCCATCATGGAGCTCCTGAATGCCATCGACGAGTACATCCCGGAGCCCGTGCGGGACGTCGACAAGCCCTTCCTGATGCCCATCGAGGACGTCTTCTCCATCACGGGCCGGGGCACGGTCGTGACGGGTCGGGTCGAGCGGGGTCGGCTCAAGAAGGAGCAGGAGGTCGAGATCGTCGGCCTCCGGGATGAGATTCTGCGGCGGGTCGTCACGGGCATCGAGATGTTCCGGAAGGAGCTGGACGAGGCCATCGCCGGGGACAACGTCGGCCTGCTCCTGCGGGGTACGTCCAAGGACGAGGTCGAGCGGGGGATGGTCGTGGCGGCCCCGGGGTCGATCCGGCCCTACCGTCACTTTAAGGCCCAGGTCTACATCCTCCGCAAGGAAGAGGGCGGTCGGCACACGCCCTTCACGACGGGCTACCGGCCCCAGTTCTACTTCCGGACGACGGACGTGACGGGGACGGTCATCCTCCCCGAGGGGGTCCAGATGGTCGCTCCCGGCGACAACGTCGAGCTCCAGGTCGAGCTCATCAAGCCCGTCGCCCTGGAGAAGGGTCTTCGGTTCGCCATCCGGGAAGGCGGCCGCACGGTCGGGGCGGGCACGATCACCGAAGTCTGGGAGTAA